From Curtobacterium sp. MCBA15_012:
GCCGCGCGGAGCTTCGAGAAGACGAGCTTGTCGAACAGCGCGTAGCGGGCGCGGAGGCCGAACGGCACGCGGCCGGCGGCCACCGCCTCGGAGTGCGCGACCGCGACCGCAGCGGCCGCGCGGAAGACCTTGCCCTTGCCGCCGAGGTCGGCCTTCTGCTCGGCCGAGTTGTAGATCTTCTCGAACACGCGCGGGACCGCCAGCAGGAACGTCGGGCGGAACGTCGACACCGCCTGCATGAGGTCGCGCGTGTCCGGTTCGTGGCCGACGAGGACCCCGGTGTGCACCGACATCACCGCGATGAAGCGCGCGAAGACGTGCGCCAGGGGGATGAACAGCAGCGTCGACGAGCCCTCGGCGACGACCTCGGGCATGGCCTCGGTGGCGCCCTCGACCGTCGCGGTGAAGTTGTCGTGCCGCAGGACGCAGCCCTTGGGCCGCCCGGTGGTGCCCGACGTGTAGATGATCGTCGCGTCGTCGTGCCCGTGCACGTCGGCGGTGCGGGCGTCGAGCTCGGCGTCGGTGACGGTCTCGCCGAGCCGCACGAGGTCGTCGAGTCCGCCGCCGTCGATCGTCCAGTGCTGGCCGAGGTGCGGCAGGTCCGGCGCGATCGAGGCGACCCGGCGCGCGTGCTCCTCCTGCTCGACCACGATCGCGACGGTCTCGGAGTCGGACAGGATCCAGCGCACCTGGTCGGGCGAACTCGTCTCGTAGACCGGGACCGACACGAGGCCGGCGGTCCACACCGCGAAGTCGACGAGGGTCCACTCCAGCCGCGTGCGGGACAGGATCGCGACGTGCGACCCGGGCTGCAGGCCGGCGGCCACGAAGCCCTTGGCGATGCCGCGCACGCGTGCGAGCACGTCCGACGCGGTGATCGGCGTCCAGGTGTCGCCGTGGCGCTCGGCCAGGATGTGCCGGTCGGGCGTGCGTCGGGCCCGCTCCGAGAGCAGGCGGGCCGCTGACCCGTGGTCGGGTGCGGAGGTGGGTGCGGGCTGCCGCTGATCGTTCACGGTTGACTCCCTTGTCGGCCGGTTCGATTCGAGGACGCCTCAGCGACGAGGTGTCCCGATCAGCATATGGCGAGCAGCCGGGGATCCGGTGCGAACCGGGCGGGTGGTCGCCGTGGAGCCCGGCGGCCCGGTCCGCCGCCGTCCCGGTCGGGTGCAGGGAGGCGGTAGGCTCGGTGCTCGTGCATGCCATCGGAATCGACATCGGGGGCACCAAGATCGCGGGAGCGGTCGTCACGGAGCTCGGCGAGATCCTCGCCGAGGACCGCGTCGCCACCAACGCGGCTGACCCGGACGCCATGCTGGACGACGTCGTGACGATGGTCACGCGTCTCCGCGCCGCCCACGACGTGGGAGCGGTCGGCGTCGCGGCGCCGGGCTTCATCGACGCCTCGCAGTCGATCGTCTACTACACGCCCAACATCCGGTGGCGGAACGAGCCCCTGCGGCAGAAGCTGCAGGAGCGGCTCGGCGACCTGCACATCACGGTCGACAACGACGCCAACGCGGCGGGCTGGGCGGAGTTCCGCTTCGGCGCCGGTCGGCTCGTGTCGGACATGACCATGCTCACGATCGGCACCGGTGTCGGCGGGGCCATCGTCACCGAGGACCGCCTGTTCCGCGGTGGATTCGGCACCGGCGGCGAGATCGGTCACCTCCGGATCGTGCCGAACGGCCTGCCCTGCGGCTGCGGTGCGCGCGGCTGCATCGAGCAGTACGGCTCCGGTCGTGCCCTGCAGCGCATGGCGAACGACGTCGCTGACGCCGGCGGCATCGGCTCGGCCCTCGCCGACGCCCGCGAGCAGAACGGCGGGCAGCTCGACGGCGGCATCGTCGGGGACCTCATCCTCGCCGACGACCCGGGCGCCCTCGCTGCCCTGCGCCGCCTCGGCCGGCACCTGGGCGAGGCGTGCGCCTCGCTCTCCGCCGTGCTCGACCCGCAGCTCTTCGTGTTCGGCGGCGGCGTCGCGAGCGCGGGGGACCGGCTGCTCGAGCCGATCAAGCAGGCGTACCTCGCGAACCTCCCGGCCCGCGGGTACCACCCGGAGCCCGACTTCGTCATCGCCGAGCTGGTCAACGACGCCGGCGTCGTCGGTGCCGCCGACCTCGCCCGCATCCACGCCCGCACGGCGTAGGGTCCCACCGGCACGTCCGTCGCGAACTGGAGTCGATGATGACCTACTGGCTGCTGAAGAACTTCCTGCTCGGCCCGCTCATCCTCACCCTCTTTCGCCCGTGGGTGATCGGCCGCGAGCACGTCCCCGCGAAGGGGCCCGTGATCTTCGCGTCGAACCACATCTCGTTCATCGACTCGGTGGTCCTGCCCGCGGTGCTCGACCGGCGCATCTCGTTCCTGGCGAAGAGCGACTACTTCACCGGCCGCGGCCTCAAGGGCTGGGCCACGAAGACGTTCTTCAACGCCATCGGTCAGCTGCCCATCGACCGGTCCGGCGGCAAGGCGTCCGAGGCGTCGCTGCACACCGGCCTCCAGGTGCTCGCCCGGGGTGAGCAGCTCGGCATCTACCCCGAGGGCACGCGCAGCCCCGACGGCAAGCTCTACCGCGGGCGCACCGGCATCGCGCGGATGATCCTCGAAGGCCGCGTCACGGTCGTCCCGGTCGCGATGATCGGCACCCGCGAGGTCCAGCAGATCGGGCAGCGGTTCCCGAAGCCGAAGCGCGTCGGCGTCGTGTTCGGCAAGCCGCTCGACTTCTCGCGCTTCGAGGGGTTCGAGACCGACCGCTTCATCCTGCGCAGCGTCACCGACGAGGTCATGCACGAGCTCGCCGGCCTGAGCCGCCAGGAGTACGTCGACGTCTACGCCACGAGCGTCAAGGAGCGCGCGAGCTCCGCACGCGAACAGGTCATGCAGACCCGTCGGGGTCCGGCCGCCCGCTAGGATCTGAGGACCCCGGCACCCGCCGGACGACCTGTCCCACCAGGTCTGGAACCCAGAACTCCGAGGTACCGCCTTGCCCGAGACGCTCGACCCCGTCGCCCTGCACGATCCGGACGTCATCGAGGGCCTCGACCACTGGCGCACCCTGCCGATCAAGCAGCAGCCGACGTGGCCGGACGCCGCCGAGGCCGAGGCTGCCTCGGCCGAGATCGCCACGCTCCCGCCGCTCGTCTTCGCGGGCGAGGTCGACAAGCTGCGCGACCGGCTCGCCGCCGCGGCCCAGGGCCGGGCGTTCCTGCTCCAGGGCGGCGACTGCGCCGAGACCTTCGCCGGTGCCACCGCCGACTCGATCCGCGACCGCGTGAAGACGATCCTGCAGATGGCGGTCGTGCTGACGTACGGCGCCTCGATGCCGGTCATCAAGATGGGCCGGATGGCGGGACAGTTCGCCAAGCCCCGGTCGAGCGACTTCGAGACCCGCGGCGACGTCACGCTGCCCGCCTACCGCGGCGACATCGTCAACGGCTACGACTTCACGCCGGAGAGCCGCCGCGCCGACCCGCGCCGCCTCGTGCAGGGGTACCACACCGCCGCGTCGACCCTGAACCTCGTCCGCGCCTTCACGCAGGGCGGGTTCGCCGACCTGCGCCAGGTGCACTCCTGGAACAAGGGCTTCGCGTCGAACCCGGCCAACGCCCGGTACGAGCACCTGGCGAAGGAGATCGACCGCGCGATCCGCTTCATGGACGCCTGCGGTGCCGACTTCGAGGCGCTCAAGCACACCGAGTTCTACGCCTCGCACGAGGGTCTGCTCATGGACTACGAGCGCCCGATGACCCGGATCGACTCCCGCTCCGGCCAGGCGTACGACACCTCCGGCCACTTCATCTGGATCGGGGAGCGCACGCGCGACCTGGACGGCGCACACGTCGACTTCCTGTCCCGTGTCCGGAACCCGATCGGCGTGAAGCTCGGCCCCACCACCTCGGTCGCCGACATGCAGGCCCTCGTCGAGAAGCTCGACCCCGAGCGCGAGCCCGGGCGCCTGACGTTCATCACCCGCATGGGCGCCGGCAAGATCCGCGACGAGCTCCCGAAGCTGCTCGAGGCGATCAAGGGCATGGAAGCCAACCCGCTCTGGGTCACCGACCCGATGCACGGCAACGGTCTGACCACCCCGACGGGCTACAAGACCCGCCGGTTCGACGACGTCGTGGACGAGGTCCTCGGCTTCTTCGAGGCGCACCGACAGGTGGGCACGTACCCGGGCGGCATGCACGTCGAGCTCACGGGTGACGACGTCACCGAGTGCCTCGGCGGCTCGGAGCAGATCGACGAGGCGACCCTGGCGACGCGCTACGAGTCGCTGTGCGACCCGCGCCTGAACCACATGCAGTCGCTCGAGCTCGCGTTCCTCGTGGCCGAGGAGCTCGGCGCGCACCCGTACGTGCGCGCGTAGTCCCGACGCGACCCGACGACGGACGGGAGGCGCGGTGCCAGCCGGCACCGCGCCTCCCGTCCGTCGTGTGGTCGCGCCCCACGCGCCGGCCGTCGGCCCGCCTGGTCCGGCTCACCCCGGCCTGCCTGCCCTGGCCCCGCCCGGTCCGACCCACCCCGCCCGCCTGTTCGCGAAAGCGACAGATCGCCGCGGACCATCCGCGGCGATCTGTCGTTTCCGCGGACACGTCGGCGCCGGGAGGACGAGGACTGTCGCCTTCGCCGCACGGCGGCGCACCCGCGCCGCACGGCGGCGCACCCGCGCCGCACGGCGGCGCACCCGCGCCGCACGGCGGCGCACCCCGCGCCACACGGCGGCGCCCGACGCCGCGCCCCGCGCGAGCCGGTGGCTAGAGGTCGTAGCGGAGCGTGATGGTGTCGCCGCGGTGCACGGTCGTGCCCTGCACCGGGTCGGTGGAGGACACCGGCAGGACCGACTTCCAGTCGCCGATGCGGCAGAGCAGGTTGGTGCACTCCGGGACCGAGACCTCGAGCCCGAGGTTCTCGAGCGTGGCGGTGGCCTCGTCGATCGTCTTGCCGGCGACGTTCGGCAGCGTGATCGGGGTCGGACCGCGCGAGACGACGACGTTCACCGCGCTGCCCTGCACGACGGGGGAGCCCTCGGCCTCGGCGGAGATCACCTGCCCCTTCGGCACCGAGTCGTCGTACCGTTGGGTCTGCTCGCCGAGGGTCAGTCCCACGCTCTCGAGCGTCGTCGACGCGTCGGCGACGGTCTTGCCCCGGACGTCCGGCACCGGGCCGAGCGAGACCGTGAGGGTCACCGGGCCGCGCTCCCCGTACTCGGGCACCTGGGCGAGGTCGACGGTCTGGCCGTCGGTCCCCACCCCGGTGGCGGCGATGACGGTGTCCTTCGGCGCGTCGGCCGAGAACTCGTAGCGGTCGTCCTGCAGCTGGAAGTCGTCGTCGAGCGCCGCGGTCACGGTGGACACGGGTTGGCCGACGATCGCCGGCAGGGTGATCATCCGCGGGCCGTCCGAGACGACGATCTGCACCGAGGTGCCCTTGCGGACCTCGCGTGCTGCTGCGGGCTTCGTCGTCGAGACCTGGCCGCGCGTGACGACCGCGTCGAACCGGCTCGCGGTGGCCGCTGCGGTCCGGAGGCCCTGCGCCTCGAGCAGCTGCCGGGCCTGGGAGACGGACTTGCCCGCGACCTCGGGGATGCGGACGTTGCCCCACGGGCCGGGGCCGAACGCCCAGCCGACGACGCCGGCCAGGACCGCGAGGACGACGACGATCGTGAGGACGATCCACCCGCGGCGTCGACGCTTGGCGGACTTGTCGGCGAGGCGCTGTCCTGCGGGGGAGAGCGCGCCGGGCTGGGAGCCGGTGCGGCGGGGGCCGGGAGCACCGCGACGGACCGGGGCGGACGGGGCGTCGGCGGTGGCGCGGGGGATGACGCTCGTCGCGTCGCCCGAGTCCGGCGCGGAGCCGATCGAGGACGGCGAGACGGCACCGGCCGGGAGGATCGCGGTCGCGTTCTCGGGGCGCAGCACGGCCGTGCGGTACTGCCCGGTCGCGCGCTGCTGGACGCCCGACATGTGGTCGAGCATCTCGCGGGCGTCGCGGGGTCGGTCCTCGGGGTCGCGGGCCGTCGACCAGGCCACGAGGTCGTCGAGCTCCGGCGGGATCCCGGGCGTCGACGCGCTCGGGGCCGGCACGGTGTCGTTGGCGTGCTGGTAGGCGATCTGCATCGGCTGGTCGCCCTTGTAGGGCTGCTCGCCGGTGAGCATCTCGTAGAGCATGATGCCGAGCGCGTAGATGTCGCTGCGCGAGTCGGCGGACCCGCGGGTGACGAGCTCGGGGGAGAGGTAGGCGATGGTGCCGAGGAGCGCCGCGCCGGTCGCGGTGTTCGCGGTCGTCGCACGGGCGAGCCCGAAGTCGCCGAGCTTGATGCGCCCGTCGTCGGCGAGCAGGACGTTCTCGGGCTTGAGGTCGCGGTGCACGATCCCGGCGCGGTGCGCCGAGGCGAGACCGGCGAGGACGGCCCGGAGGATGTCGGTCGCCTGCTCGGGCGTGAGCGCGTGGTGCTCCTGCAGGAGGTCCCGGAGCGTGATGCCCGGGATGTACTCCATGACGATGTACGCGGTGTCGTCCTCGGCACCCTGGTCGTAGACGCCGACGAGGTTCGGGTGGGAGAGCCGGGCGGCCGACCGGGCCTCCTGGATGAAGCGCTCCCGGAACGCCTGGTCGTCGGCCAGGTGTCCGTGCATGATCTTGATCGCGACCCGGCGCTCGAGCCGGACGTCGGTCGCGAGGTACACCGTGGCCATGCCGCCGCGGGCGATCCGCGAGCGCACGCGGTACCGCTGGTCGATCATGCGACCGATCATGGGGTCCGTGGCGTTGGTGGTCATCGGCGGCATTCTACGAAGCCGTCCTGGTCGGGCCCGCGCTGACGCACCGGTCGTTACCCGATCTCGATCTCGAGGATGAGTCGGGTCGGCCGACCGACCGGCTGCGCGTGTCCGCTACGGACGTCGGGGTCAGAGCGTGGCCAGGAGCGACTTCGCGGTCTGCTCCCACTTCGCGTACTCGCCCGGGTACGCGGAGACCTGCACGGCCTGCGCCGCGTCGGTCAGGGCCATGCCCGACCAGTTCGGGATCGCGAGCAGGCCGCGGGTCTTGCCCGGGTTGCCCTTGAAGAAGAGGCGCGTGGCCGAAGCCGGGTCCTGCAGCGTGGCCTTGTCGCCCCAGCCCTGGCTCGGACGCTGTTGGAACAGGCCGACCGAGTCACGGTCGCCGTTCGGCAGGTTGCGCAGGCTCGACTCCTGGAGTGCGGCGGCGAGGGCGATGACGATCCCGCGCTCCGGCACCCCCATCGACCGACCGACCGAGGCGATCGTGGCCGCGTTCGCGCGCTGCTCGGCGGAGAGCGCGACCCCGTTGACGCTGGACTGGACGGGGCCGGCGACGGCGACGGTCGTCGGCGCGGACGCCGTCACGGTGGACGCCGGGAGTACGAGGGTCTTGCCCGCGTAGATCGTGCTCGTGTAGGTCAGGCCGTTCGCCGACAGGAGCGCCTTCACCGACACCCCGTTCGCCGTGGCGATCGCGGCGATGGTGTCGCCGGTCCGGATCTGGACGCTGCCGGCCCGCGCCGGAGCGCTCGCGGCGGCCGGTGCTGCGGTCGCCGCCGGAGCCGGGGCGGCCGAGACCGGCGCCGGGGCGGACGCGCCCGGGACGGTCAGGGTCTGGCCGGGGTAGATCGTGGAGCGCTGCGACAGGTTGTTCGCGCTGAGCAGCGCCGAGGTGGAGACCCCCACGCGCGCGGCGATCGCGGACACCGTGTCGCCCTGCTTGACGTGGTAGCTGCCCGTGGCGCTCGCGGTCGCGGTGGACGCCGGGCGAGCCGGCGCTGCTGCCGAGGCCGCGGGCTGCGACGCCAGGTGCAGGGTCTGGCCCGGGTGGATGATCGTGTTCCAGCCGAGGCCGTTGCGCACGAGGACGTCCTGCGCGGACAGCCCGAAGCGGGACGCGATGCCGGAGATCGTGTCGCCCTGGCGGACCGTGTACGTGGTCGGCGCCGCCGACACCGACGCGACCGTGGTGACGGTGGCCTGGCCGGGGCGGGCGACCGCGGTGCCGAAGACCGGGCGGTCCCCGACGTTGCGGTCCTGGTCGACCTGCCGCTTCTTCGCGGAGTCGTCGTCGTGCCGGGGCTCGGCGTGGGCGATCGGACCGGTGAGGCCGGCCGTCACCGCGATCGTGCCCGCGAGGACGATGGGCATGGTGGCGAACCGGGCGGATCGTGCGCGCCGGGCGACTTCGTCTGCAGCGTTGTCCACGGGTTTCTCCTGTCTGGGGTGAGCCGTCCTCGCGCGTGCGAGCACTCACAGGTGACTCCACGCTGGCATGGCGTGATTCCCAAGTCAACCAGAGAGTCGAGTGGGGTGCATGTGACTCGTGTGACGAACGAGACCGACGGCACCGGGCGTCTCCTCTGGCACGATGGGTCCGTGAGTGCTGCACCGATCGACGACACGACCCTCTCCGAGCGCTGGCTGACGGTCCCCGACCTGGTGGACATGCTGAGCACCAGCCCGGGGCGCATCCACCGCCTGTTCGAGCAGAAGACCCTGCTCGCCGCCCGGGTCGGTGGTGTCCTCCGGGTCCCGAGCGAGTTCCTGGACGGCCGCGAGCCCCTGCCCGAGCTGCGCGGGACGCTCGTCGTCCTCGGCGACAACGGCTTCACCGACGACGAGGCCGTGCGCTGGATGCTGTCCGAGGAGCCCGCCCTGGGGACCTCGCCGATCGCGGCGCTGCGCGCCGGCCGCAAGGCCGAGGTGCGCCGCGTCGCCCAGTCGCTGCTCTGACGGGCAGTCGCTGCCCTGACGGACCGACCGAAGACGGACGGGAGGCGCGTGGCGATCGCGCCACGCGCCTCCCGTCCGTCGGTGGGTCGCGTCCCGGGCCGCGCGTGCGTCGCTAGGCGACCCGGCGGCTGACCGT
This genomic window contains:
- a CDS encoding ROK family protein, which gives rise to MHAIGIDIGGTKIAGAVVTELGEILAEDRVATNAADPDAMLDDVVTMVTRLRAAHDVGAVGVAAPGFIDASQSIVYYTPNIRWRNEPLRQKLQERLGDLHITVDNDANAAGWAEFRFGAGRLVSDMTMLTIGTGVGGAIVTEDRLFRGGFGTGGEIGHLRIVPNGLPCGCGARGCIEQYGSGRALQRMANDVADAGGIGSALADAREQNGGQLDGGIVGDLILADDPGALAALRRLGRHLGEACASLSAVLDPQLFVFGGGVASAGDRLLEPIKQAYLANLPARGYHPEPDFVIAELVNDAGVVGAADLARIHARTA
- a CDS encoding long-chain fatty acid--CoA ligase gives rise to the protein MNDQRQPAPTSAPDHGSAARLLSERARRTPDRHILAERHGDTWTPITASDVLARVRGIAKGFVAAGLQPGSHVAILSRTRLEWTLVDFAVWTAGLVSVPVYETSSPDQVRWILSDSETVAIVVEQEEHARRVASIAPDLPHLGQHWTIDGGGLDDLVRLGETVTDAELDARTADVHGHDDATIIYTSGTTGRPKGCVLRHDNFTATVEGATEAMPEVVAEGSSTLLFIPLAHVFARFIAVMSVHTGVLVGHEPDTRDLMQAVSTFRPTFLLAVPRVFEKIYNSAEQKADLGGKGKVFRAAAAVAVAHSEAVAAGRVPFGLRARYALFDKLVFSKLRAAIGGRVEYAISGSAPLSPRLSHFFRSIGVNILEGYGLTETTAPATVNRAAELRIGTVGRALPGVEVRIADDGEILIRGVDVFDRYWHNEEATAKAFADGWFRTGDLGRLDADGVLTVTGRAKELIVTASGKNVAPAPLEDGIREHPLVGQVVVVGEGKPFVAALVTLDREMLPGWCRSRGIDPVLTAREAAYDERVHQAVQEAIDAANQRVSRAESVRSFTVVDTELTEASGHLTPKLTIKRAVVMKDFAAEVEHIYSGSAVQTTATPVVTSRRRRG
- a CDS encoding 1-acyl-sn-glycerol-3-phosphate acyltransferase — protein: MTYWLLKNFLLGPLILTLFRPWVIGREHVPAKGPVIFASNHISFIDSVVLPAVLDRRISFLAKSDYFTGRGLKGWATKTFFNAIGQLPIDRSGGKASEASLHTGLQVLARGEQLGIYPEGTRSPDGKLYRGRTGIARMILEGRVTVVPVAMIGTREVQQIGQRFPKPKRVGVVFGKPLDFSRFEGFETDRFILRSVTDEVMHELAGLSRQEYVDVYATSVKERASSAREQVMQTRRGPAAR
- a CDS encoding class II 3-deoxy-7-phosphoheptulonate synthase, with product MPETLDPVALHDPDVIEGLDHWRTLPIKQQPTWPDAAEAEAASAEIATLPPLVFAGEVDKLRDRLAAAAQGRAFLLQGGDCAETFAGATADSIRDRVKTILQMAVVLTYGASMPVIKMGRMAGQFAKPRSSDFETRGDVTLPAYRGDIVNGYDFTPESRRADPRRLVQGYHTAASTLNLVRAFTQGGFADLRQVHSWNKGFASNPANARYEHLAKEIDRAIRFMDACGADFEALKHTEFYASHEGLLMDYERPMTRIDSRSGQAYDTSGHFIWIGERTRDLDGAHVDFLSRVRNPIGVKLGPTTSVADMQALVEKLDPEREPGRLTFITRMGAGKIRDELPKLLEAIKGMEANPLWVTDPMHGNGLTTPTGYKTRRFDDVVDEVLGFFEAHRQVGTYPGGMHVELTGDDVTECLGGSEQIDEATLATRYESLCDPRLNHMQSLELAFLVAEELGAHPYVRA
- a CDS encoding Rv2175c family DNA-binding protein codes for the protein MSAAPIDDTTLSERWLTVPDLVDMLSTSPGRIHRLFEQKTLLAARVGGVLRVPSEFLDGREPLPELRGTLVVLGDNGFTDDEAVRWMLSEEPALGTSPIAALRAGRKAEVRRVAQSLL
- the pknB gene encoding Stk1 family PASTA domain-containing Ser/Thr kinase → MTTNATDPMIGRMIDQRYRVRSRIARGGMATVYLATDVRLERRVAIKIMHGHLADDQAFRERFIQEARSAARLSHPNLVGVYDQGAEDDTAYIVMEYIPGITLRDLLQEHHALTPEQATDILRAVLAGLASAHRAGIVHRDLKPENVLLADDGRIKLGDFGLARATTANTATGAALLGTIAYLSPELVTRGSADSRSDIYALGIMLYEMLTGEQPYKGDQPMQIAYQHANDTVPAPSASTPGIPPELDDLVAWSTARDPEDRPRDAREMLDHMSGVQQRATGQYRTAVLRPENATAILPAGAVSPSSIGSAPDSGDATSVIPRATADAPSAPVRRGAPGPRRTGSQPGALSPAGQRLADKSAKRRRRGWIVLTIVVVLAVLAGVVGWAFGPGPWGNVRIPEVAGKSVSQARQLLEAQGLRTAAATASRFDAVVTRGQVSTTKPAAAREVRKGTSVQIVVSDGPRMITLPAIVGQPVSTVTAALDDDFQLQDDRYEFSADAPKDTVIAATGVGTDGQTVDLAQVPEYGERGPVTLTVSLGPVPDVRGKTVADASTTLESVGLTLGEQTQRYDDSVPKGQVISAEAEGSPVVQGSAVNVVVSRGPTPITLPNVAGKTIDEATATLENLGLEVSVPECTNLLCRIGDWKSVLPVSSTDPVQGTTVHRGDTITLRYDL
- a CDS encoding LysM peptidoglycan-binding domain-containing protein — its product is MDNAADEVARRARSARFATMPIVLAGTIAVTAGLTGPIAHAEPRHDDDSAKKRQVDQDRNVGDRPVFGTAVARPGQATVTTVASVSAAPTTYTVRQGDTISGIASRFGLSAQDVLVRNGLGWNTIIHPGQTLHLASQPAASAAAPARPASTATASATGSYHVKQGDTVSAIAARVGVSTSALLSANNLSQRSTIYPGQTLTVPGASAPAPVSAAPAPAATAAPAAASAPARAGSVQIRTGDTIAAIATANGVSVKALLSANGLTYTSTIYAGKTLVLPASTVTASAPTTVAVAGPVQSSVNGVALSAEQRANAATIASVGRSMGVPERGIVIALAAALQESSLRNLPNGDRDSVGLFQQRPSQGWGDKATLQDPASATRLFFKGNPGKTRGLLAIPNWSGMALTDAAQAVQVSAYPGEYAKWEQTAKSLLATL